One genomic segment of Kiritimatiella glycovorans includes these proteins:
- a CDS encoding cell division protein FtsZ produces the protein MAEVPEVNMPRIMLLGVGGAGLNILGRARALWPEGLRLAAIDTDAQHLSCCGVPETRLIGETVTRAFSTGSSPDLGRRAAQSDASGIRAMIGDLDLLFVIAGLGGGTASGALPQIIRWARADNIMTMTFAVMPFEFEPEAARRHAEQALQELRAASNVVVPVRNDLLAEENDERTIQESLALADRWILPGVAALARIFCEDGVINLDFGAVGAMLQGGEGQAVFACTEVDREAASGAVEQLFRHPLLGGDESIGRARGGLIGLTAGNDFRLTELRSMVSEWSARLPEPAVRNWGVSLNEGMSARLGLVTLLMLAPEEEEEAGEERQDGGEGERRGRRPVQIEMDIDASPRGPFAKLEPTLFRGQNLDEPTYLRRNIRISR, from the coding sequence ATGGCGGAGGTTCCTGAGGTAAACATGCCGCGTATCATGCTCCTCGGGGTCGGAGGCGCGGGGTTGAATATCCTCGGCCGCGCCCGCGCCCTGTGGCCCGAGGGCCTGCGCCTGGCCGCGATCGACACGGACGCGCAGCATCTGTCCTGCTGCGGCGTGCCGGAGACGCGGCTGATCGGCGAAACCGTGACCCGTGCCTTCAGCACGGGGTCCAGCCCGGACCTCGGCCGCCGCGCGGCGCAGTCCGATGCCTCCGGTATCCGTGCGATGATCGGCGATCTCGACCTCCTGTTCGTGATCGCGGGGCTGGGCGGCGGAACGGCGTCCGGCGCACTGCCGCAGATCATCCGCTGGGCCCGCGCGGACAATATCATGACGATGACCTTCGCGGTCATGCCGTTCGAGTTTGAACCGGAGGCGGCGAGGCGGCACGCCGAGCAGGCCCTGCAGGAACTCCGGGCGGCGTCCAATGTGGTCGTTCCCGTACGCAACGATCTCCTGGCGGAGGAAAACGACGAACGGACGATCCAGGAGTCGCTGGCCCTTGCGGATCGGTGGATCCTGCCGGGCGTGGCCGCGCTGGCGCGTATTTTCTGCGAGGACGGTGTGATCAACCTGGATTTCGGAGCAGTCGGCGCCATGCTGCAGGGCGGGGAGGGGCAGGCGGTGTTCGCCTGCACGGAAGTGGACCGCGAGGCCGCGTCGGGGGCGGTGGAGCAGCTGTTCCGCCACCCGCTGCTCGGCGGAGACGAGTCGATCGGCCGTGCACGCGGCGGGCTGATCGGTTTGACGGCGGGGAATGATTTCCGCCTGACCGAACTGCGAAGCATGGTCTCGGAATGGAGCGCCCGCCTGCCCGAACCCGCGGTCCGCAACTGGGGCGTGTCGTTGAACGAGGGGATGAGTGCCCGGCTCGGGCTGGTTACGCTGCTGATGCTCGCGCCGGAGGAGGAAGAGGAGGCCGGGGAAGAACGGCAGGACGGCGGGGAAGGGGAGCGCCGGGGTCGGCGTCCCGTGCAGATCGAGATGGATATCGACGCCAGCCCGCGCGGCCCCTTCGCGAAACTCGAACCCACGCTCTTCCGCGGACAGAACCTCGACGAACCCACCTACCTGCGGCGCAATATCAGGATTTCCCGCTGA